The Variovorax paradoxus genome window below encodes:
- a CDS encoding NADPH:quinone oxidoreductase family protein: MRAVLCRQFGPPSSLVVEDVPSPVAGPGRLVVSVKACGVNFPDTLIIQGQYQFKPELPFSPGGEVAGIVKAVGEGVTRFKPGDRVIAATTWGGYAEEVVAEAARTLPMPDGMDFATAAAFTLTYGTSHHALKDRAVLQPGETLLVLGAAGGVGLAAVELGKAMGARVIAAASSPAKLAVCRDHGADELIDYAAEDLRERIKALTGGRGVDVVYDPVGGDYSEPALRGMAWRGRFLVVGFAAGRIPSLPLNLPLLKGCAVLGVFWGAFTRNEPEVNAANLSELMQWVGDGRLRPHVSARYPLERAADALDDLVQRRVHGKVVLTTED, translated from the coding sequence ATGAGGGCGGTGCTCTGCAGGCAGTTCGGGCCGCCCTCCTCGCTGGTGGTGGAGGACGTGCCCTCGCCCGTGGCCGGCCCGGGCCGGCTGGTGGTGTCGGTCAAGGCCTGCGGCGTCAACTTTCCCGACACGCTGATCATCCAGGGCCAGTACCAGTTCAAGCCCGAGCTGCCGTTCTCGCCCGGCGGCGAGGTCGCCGGCATCGTCAAGGCGGTGGGCGAAGGCGTCACGCGGTTCAAGCCCGGCGACCGCGTGATCGCCGCCACCACCTGGGGCGGCTATGCCGAGGAAGTGGTGGCAGAGGCCGCGCGCACGCTGCCGATGCCCGATGGCATGGACTTCGCGACCGCCGCGGCCTTCACGCTGACCTACGGCACCTCGCACCATGCGCTGAAGGACCGTGCCGTGCTGCAGCCCGGTGAGACGCTGCTGGTGCTCGGCGCCGCGGGCGGCGTGGGCCTGGCGGCGGTGGAGCTCGGCAAGGCCATGGGCGCGCGCGTGATCGCGGCGGCCTCGAGCCCGGCCAAGCTCGCCGTGTGCCGCGACCATGGCGCCGACGAACTGATCGACTACGCCGCCGAGGACCTGCGCGAACGCATCAAGGCGCTGACCGGCGGCCGCGGCGTGGACGTGGTCTACGACCCGGTCGGCGGCGACTACAGCGAACCCGCGCTGCGCGGCATGGCCTGGCGCGGCCGCTTCCTGGTGGTGGGCTTCGCGGCCGGCCGCATCCCGAGCCTGCCGCTGAACCTGCCGCTGCTCAAGGGCTGCGCTGTGCTCGGCGTGTTCTGGGGCGCCTTCACGCGCAACGAGCCCGAAGTCAATGCCGCCAACCTGAGCGAGCTGATGCAATGGGTCGGCGACGGGCGGCTGCGGCCCCATGTCTCGGCGCGCTATCCGCTCGAGCGCGCGGCCGATGCGCTCGACGACCTGGTGCAGCGCCGCGTGCACGGCAAGGTCGTGCTGACCACGGAGGACTGA
- a CDS encoding CoA transferase — protein MSGLLSKIRVLDLSRVLSGPWATQMLADFGADVIKVERPGIGDDVRQQGARLKDRAGGETQERSTFLALNRGKRSIAIDMAKPSGQRLIRRLAACADVVVENFKAGDLARYGLDHASLARVNPKLVYCSISGFGQSGPYSAMPGYDLIFQSMSGVMSLTGIPDGEPGAGPQRAGYPVSDTTAGFYATIGILAALHHRDTVSGVGQYIDLALLDAQVAATSSMAMSYLVAGQLPQRVGIRSQLTCPYQDFACADGPMMIAVGNDSQFASLARVLGHPEWPADPRFATTPERVANREALVPAIADILRQQPLAHWLPLLREANVPSGPINDFRQVFDDPQIRHRAMVREIDHPLSGSLSVVANPLNFSATPVEYKRPPPLLGQHTHEVLRELLAVGDAELAELGAEGAIAQGERP, from the coding sequence ATGAGTGGACTGCTTTCGAAAATCCGCGTGCTCGACCTGAGCCGCGTGCTCTCGGGCCCCTGGGCCACGCAGATGCTGGCCGACTTCGGCGCCGACGTGATCAAGGTCGAGCGCCCCGGCATCGGCGACGACGTGCGCCAGCAGGGCGCGCGCCTCAAGGACCGCGCGGGCGGCGAGACGCAGGAGCGCTCGACCTTCCTCGCGCTCAACCGCGGCAAGCGCTCGATCGCCATCGACATGGCCAAGCCCTCGGGCCAGCGGCTGATCCGCCGGCTCGCAGCCTGCGCCGACGTGGTGGTCGAGAACTTCAAGGCCGGCGACCTCGCGCGCTACGGGCTCGACCACGCCTCGCTGGCGCGCGTCAATCCCAAGCTGGTGTATTGCTCGATCAGCGGCTTCGGCCAGTCGGGCCCCTACAGCGCGATGCCGGGCTACGACCTGATCTTCCAGTCGATGAGCGGCGTGATGAGCCTGACCGGCATTCCCGACGGCGAGCCCGGCGCGGGACCGCAGCGCGCGGGCTACCCCGTGTCGGACACCACCGCGGGCTTCTACGCCACCATCGGCATCCTGGCCGCGCTGCACCACCGCGACACCGTCAGCGGCGTGGGCCAGTACATCGACCTCGCGCTGCTCGACGCGCAGGTGGCCGCCACCTCCTCGATGGCGATGAGCTACCTGGTGGCCGGCCAGTTGCCGCAGCGCGTGGGCATCCGCTCGCAGCTGACCTGCCCCTACCAGGACTTCGCCTGCGCCGACGGGCCGATGATGATCGCCGTGGGCAACGACTCGCAGTTCGCCTCGCTCGCGCGCGTGCTCGGCCATCCCGAATGGCCGGCCGACCCGCGCTTCGCGACCACGCCCGAACGCGTGGCGAACCGCGAGGCGCTGGTGCCGGCGATCGCCGACATCCTGCGCCAGCAGCCGCTCGCCCACTGGCTGCCGCTGCTGCGCGAGGCCAACGTGCCCAGCGGCCCGATCAACGACTTCCGCCAGGTGTTCGACGATCCGCAGATCCGGCATCGCGCGATGGTGCGCGAGATCGACCATCCGCTGTCGGGCTCGCTGTCGGTGGTGGCCAACCCGCTCAACTTCTCGGCCACGCCGGTCGAATACAAGCGGCCGCCGCCGCTGCTGGGCCAGCACACGCACGAGGTGCTGCGCGAGCTGCTCGCGGTCGGCGACGCCGAACTCGCCGAGCTGGGCGCCGAGGGCGCGATCGCGCAGGGGGAACGGCCATGA
- a CDS encoding MaoC family dehydratase N-terminal domain-containing protein, which produces MTIDPERLLAAQIPRIEQHYDWQQCIVYALGIGVGLDPMDEADLAFVDETRLKVQPTMANVMGYPGFWMRDLPLGLDWVRTVHGEHSTRIHRPLPAKASVRGTSRIVDLIDKGEGRGALIFVEREIADMHSGELLATVRQTVFCRGDGGFGGERRAQPAPHAIPARAPDAAIELPTSPQSALIYRLCGDYNPLHAVPAIAREAGFARPILHGLATFGVAGHGIVKRWCDGDPTALREMGGRFSSPVFPGETVRLELWREGPTRAAFRASVPARGVVVIDNGHLETA; this is translated from the coding sequence ATGACCATCGACCCCGAACGGCTGCTGGCCGCCCAGATCCCGCGCATCGAGCAGCACTACGACTGGCAGCAATGCATCGTCTACGCGCTGGGCATCGGCGTGGGCCTCGACCCGATGGACGAGGCCGACCTGGCCTTCGTCGACGAAACGCGGCTCAAGGTGCAGCCCACCATGGCTAACGTGATGGGCTACCCGGGCTTCTGGATGCGCGACCTGCCGCTGGGACTGGACTGGGTGCGCACGGTGCACGGCGAGCATTCGACGCGCATCCACCGGCCGCTGCCGGCCAAGGCCTCGGTGCGCGGCACCAGCCGCATCGTCGACCTGATCGACAAGGGCGAGGGCCGCGGCGCGCTGATCTTCGTCGAGCGCGAGATCGCCGACATGCACAGCGGCGAGCTGCTGGCCACCGTGCGCCAGACGGTGTTCTGCCGCGGCGACGGCGGCTTCGGCGGCGAGCGCCGCGCGCAACCAGCGCCGCACGCCATTCCGGCGCGCGCGCCCGATGCCGCGATCGAGCTGCCGACCTCGCCGCAGTCGGCGCTGATCTACCGGCTGTGCGGCGATTACAACCCGCTGCATGCGGTGCCGGCGATCGCGCGCGAGGCCGGCTTCGCGCGCCCGATCCTGCACGGCCTCGCGACCTTCGGCGTGGCGGGCCACGGCATCGTCAAGCGCTGGTGCGACGGCGACCCCACCGCGCTGCGCGAGATGGGCGGGCGCTTCTCCTCGCCCGTGTTCCCCGGCGAGACGGTGCGGCTCGAACTCTGGCGCGAGGGACCGACCCGCGCCGCCTTCCGCGCCAGCGTGCCCGCGCGCGGCGTCGTGGTCATCGACAACGGCCATCTCGAAACCGCCTGA
- a CDS encoding thiolase, whose product MSRATHSLRGRGAIVGIGNTRRWNAPGRTPFDQLQEAAVLALEDCGLRMSQVDGLFCAMSTSGLPVLNVAERLGIKPRHADGTMVGGASFLFHLQSALMALELGLCEVALICYGSNQLTAGGKLASMPDPQPFESPFRPRYPLSSYALAAARHMHQYGTTREQLADVAVAARDWARLNPDAFARDPLSRAEVLASRMISDPLTKADSCLVTDGGAALVLTRAERARDMPRPAAYVLGTGVAVSHRQISAMPDLTTTCAVESGQRAYAMAGVGPKDIDHLMVYDAFTINTLLFLEDLGFCAKGEAGAMVSSGAISPGGRLPVNTNGGGLSCNHPGMYGLFTVIESVEQLRGSAGARQVEGVEISLAHANGGVLSSQATAILGTAATL is encoded by the coding sequence ATGAGCCGCGCGACGCATTCCCTGCGCGGCCGCGGCGCCATCGTCGGCATCGGCAACACGCGGCGCTGGAACGCGCCCGGCCGCACGCCCTTCGACCAGTTGCAGGAAGCGGCCGTGCTCGCGCTCGAGGACTGCGGCCTGCGCATGTCGCAGGTCGACGGCCTGTTCTGCGCCATGTCGACCTCGGGCCTGCCGGTGCTCAACGTCGCGGAGCGCCTGGGCATCAAGCCCCGGCATGCCGACGGCACCATGGTCGGCGGCGCCTCCTTCCTGTTCCACCTGCAGTCGGCGCTGATGGCGCTCGAGCTCGGCCTGTGCGAGGTCGCGCTGATCTGCTACGGCTCCAACCAGCTCACGGCCGGCGGCAAGCTGGCCTCGATGCCCGATCCGCAGCCCTTCGAATCGCCGTTCCGCCCGCGCTATCCGCTGTCGAGCTATGCGCTGGCCGCGGCGCGCCACATGCACCAGTACGGCACCACGCGCGAGCAGCTGGCCGACGTGGCGGTGGCCGCGCGCGACTGGGCGCGGCTCAATCCCGATGCCTTCGCGCGCGATCCGCTGAGCCGCGCCGAGGTGCTGGCCTCGCGCATGATCAGCGACCCGCTGACCAAGGCCGACAGCTGCCTCGTGACCGACGGCGGCGCGGCGCTGGTGTTGACGCGTGCCGAGCGCGCGCGCGACATGCCGCGGCCCGCGGCCTACGTGCTGGGCACCGGCGTGGCCGTGAGCCACCGCCAGATCTCGGCCATGCCCGACCTCACGACCACCTGCGCGGTCGAATCGGGCCAGCGCGCCTACGCGATGGCCGGCGTCGGCCCGAAGGACATCGACCACCTGATGGTCTACGACGCCTTCACCATCAACACGCTGCTGTTCCTCGAGGACCTGGGCTTCTGCGCCAAGGGCGAGGCTGGCGCGATGGTGTCCTCGGGCGCCATCTCGCCGGGCGGGCGGCTGCCGGTCAACACCAACGGCGGCGGCCTGTCGTGCAACCACCCGGGCATGTACGGCCTGTTCACCGTGATCGAGTCGGTCGAGCAACTGCGCGGCAGCGCCGGCGCGCGGCAGGTCGAGGGCGTCGAGATTTCGCTCGCGCACGCCAACGGCGGCGTGCTGTCGAGCCAGGCCACCGCCATCCTCGGCACGGCCGCCACCTTGTGA
- a CDS encoding OB-fold domain-containing protein — MATDTRFDGPGPDAQYQQALQEGRLMLQHCEDCAAVRFPPALVCRACGSPRLQWRVSPGLGSVYSLTTVRDRAGDYNVALVDLEGGARMMSRVEDVAPDAVRIGQHVRARIVAGEEPFVVFAPAEGGTP; from the coding sequence ATGGCCACCGATACCCGATTCGACGGCCCCGGCCCCGATGCGCAGTACCAGCAGGCGCTGCAGGAAGGCCGGCTGATGCTGCAGCATTGCGAGGACTGCGCCGCGGTGCGCTTTCCGCCGGCGCTGGTGTGCCGCGCCTGCGGCAGCCCGCGGCTGCAATGGCGCGTCTCGCCGGGACTGGGCAGCGTGTATTCGCTGACCACCGTGCGCGACCGCGCGGGCGACTACAACGTGGCGCTGGTCGACCTCGAGGGCGGCGCGCGCATGATGAGCCGCGTGGAGGACGTCGCGCCCGACGCGGTGCGCATCGGCCAGCACGTGCGGGCACGCATCGTGGCCGGCGAGGAGCCCTTCGTGGTGTTCGCGCCGGCCGAGGGAGGCACGCCATGA
- a CDS encoding crotonase/enoyl-CoA hydratase family protein — protein sequence MTEEVLVDSSDGILTITINRPQARNAATLAVARGIAAALDELDRRDDLRIGILTGAGGTFCAGMDLKGFLRGERPSIEGRGFGGLTAKPPVKPLIAAVEGYALAGGFELVLACDMVVAAENAQFGVPEVKRGLAATAGGLVRLPRQLPYRIALELALTGDMFPAARAYHYGLVNRLAAPGEALAEARRLAQTIAANGPLSVAASKRVVVESQDWPAAELWERQAALTEHVFSSADAREGSAAFAEKRKPVWQGK from the coding sequence ATGACCGAAGAAGTCCTCGTCGACAGCAGCGACGGCATCCTGACCATCACCATCAACCGCCCGCAGGCGCGCAACGCGGCCACGCTCGCGGTGGCGCGCGGCATCGCGGCCGCGCTCGACGAACTCGACCGGCGCGACGACCTGCGCATCGGCATCCTCACCGGCGCCGGCGGCACCTTCTGCGCCGGCATGGACCTCAAGGGCTTCCTGCGCGGCGAGCGCCCGAGCATCGAGGGCCGCGGCTTCGGCGGCCTGACCGCGAAGCCGCCGGTGAAGCCGCTGATCGCCGCGGTCGAGGGCTATGCGCTGGCCGGCGGCTTCGAGCTGGTGCTGGCCTGCGACATGGTGGTGGCGGCCGAGAACGCCCAGTTCGGCGTGCCCGAGGTCAAGCGCGGCCTGGCCGCGACGGCCGGCGGCCTGGTGCGGCTGCCGCGCCAGCTGCCCTACCGCATCGCGCTCGAACTCGCGCTCACGGGCGACATGTTCCCGGCCGCGCGCGCCTACCACTACGGCCTGGTCAACCGGCTCGCCGCGCCCGGCGAGGCACTGGCCGAGGCGCGCCGGCTGGCGCAGACCATCGCGGCCAACGGCCCGCTGTCGGTGGCCGCGAGCAAGCGCGTGGTGGTCGAGTCGCAGGACTGGCCCGCCGCCGAGCTGTGGGAACGCCAGGCCGCGCTGACCGAGCACGTGTTCAGCTCGGCCGATGCGCGCGAGGGCTCGGCCGCCTTCGCCGAGAAGCGCAAGCCCGTGTGGCAGGGCAAGTGA
- a CDS encoding SDR family NAD(P)-dependent oxidoreductase has product MNTEGISALVTGGASGLGLATVHRLHAAGASVVIADLPSSQGEAIAKSLGERVRFAPADVTSEVDMNAACDVAESFGPLRVLVHCAGRGGPVRLVDKDGSPGSLETYENIVRINLVGTFNTLRLAATRMARNEHTAEGERGVCVLTASVAAYEGQIGQIGYASSKAGVVGLTIVAARDLASKAIRVCTIAPGIFDTPMLARVSEAARLSLGASVPHPSRLGTPDEYAQLALHIVSNPMLNGETIRLDGALRMAPR; this is encoded by the coding sequence ATGAACACAGAAGGAATCAGCGCGCTCGTCACCGGCGGCGCATCGGGCCTGGGCCTGGCCACGGTCCATCGGCTGCACGCGGCGGGCGCCAGCGTGGTGATCGCCGACCTGCCCTCCTCGCAGGGCGAGGCCATCGCGAAGAGCCTCGGCGAGCGGGTCCGCTTCGCGCCCGCCGACGTCACCAGCGAGGTCGACATGAACGCGGCCTGCGACGTCGCCGAGTCCTTCGGCCCGCTGCGCGTGCTGGTGCACTGCGCGGGCCGCGGCGGCCCGGTGCGGCTGGTCGACAAGGACGGCAGCCCGGGGTCGCTCGAGACCTACGAGAACATCGTGCGCATCAACCTGGTCGGCACCTTCAACACGCTGCGGCTGGCGGCCACGCGCATGGCGCGCAACGAGCACACGGCCGAGGGCGAGCGCGGCGTCTGCGTGCTGACCGCCTCGGTGGCGGCCTACGAGGGCCAGATCGGGCAGATCGGCTATGCCTCGTCGAAGGCCGGCGTGGTGGGCCTGACCATCGTGGCGGCGCGCGACCTCGCGAGCAAGGCGATCCGCGTGTGCACCATCGCGCCCGGCATCTTCGACACGCCGATGCTCGCGCGCGTGTCGGAAGCGGCGCGCCTCTCGCTCGGCGCCTCGGTGCCGCATCCCTCGCGGCTGGGCACGCCCGACGAATACGCGCAGCTCGCGCTGCACATCGTGAGCAACCCGATGCTCAACGGCGAAACCATCCGGCTCGACGGCGCGCTGCGCATGGCGCCGCGCTGA
- a CDS encoding ABC transporter substrate-binding protein, with the protein MFSMAAIAAAALASGAGAMAQSPVPIKVGVILPLSGGAGPQGQHVTEAIQAMAALINEAGGVLGRPIEVLVRDDESTPAVGVSRANELIGQGVAVIIEGWNSPVALAMQPVIARAGVLDITTFASADAVLSGEGNPLAIRLNASNSQGGAAVAQAIATGFKGRRIAFLTENDAYGIGTQQAIEAGLKALNHDYQKVAEEKFPFTQSDFRIALTSIRAANPDVTVAINANEGLGMPAILRQFKQGRVPGQLLAALGTVAPSVISVAGEAANGVAGVDIYFPDVEPFASDPVNKRFVARSQAMFKRTPDKFMAVGAAALQFWAMAANELKTLEREPLARRIRGGSFKGTVFGDVSFAPNGQLQLPTHAFTVSNGAIVVQKPAGR; encoded by the coding sequence ATGTTTTCGATGGCCGCGATCGCCGCGGCGGCACTGGCTTCGGGGGCGGGCGCGATGGCGCAGTCGCCCGTGCCGATCAAGGTCGGCGTGATCCTTCCGCTGTCGGGCGGCGCGGGGCCGCAGGGCCAGCACGTGACCGAGGCGATCCAGGCCATGGCCGCGCTCATCAACGAGGCCGGCGGCGTGCTCGGGCGGCCGATCGAAGTGCTGGTGCGCGACGACGAATCGACGCCGGCGGTCGGCGTGTCGCGCGCCAACGAGCTGATCGGGCAGGGCGTGGCCGTGATCATCGAAGGCTGGAACAGCCCGGTGGCGCTGGCGATGCAGCCGGTGATCGCGCGCGCCGGCGTGCTCGACATCACGACCTTCGCGAGCGCCGATGCGGTGCTCTCCGGCGAGGGCAACCCGCTCGCGATCCGCCTCAATGCCTCCAACTCGCAGGGCGGCGCCGCGGTCGCGCAGGCCATCGCCACCGGCTTCAAGGGCCGGCGCATCGCCTTCCTGACCGAGAACGACGCCTACGGCATCGGCACGCAGCAGGCGATCGAGGCCGGGCTCAAGGCGCTGAACCACGACTACCAGAAGGTGGCCGAGGAGAAGTTTCCGTTCACGCAGTCGGACTTCCGCATCGCCCTGACCAGCATCCGCGCCGCCAACCCCGACGTGACCGTCGCGATCAATGCCAACGAGGGCCTGGGCATGCCCGCGATCCTGCGCCAGTTCAAGCAGGGCCGCGTGCCGGGCCAGCTGCTCGCGGCGCTGGGCACGGTGGCGCCGAGCGTGATCTCGGTGGCGGGCGAGGCCGCCAACGGCGTGGCCGGCGTGGACATCTACTTTCCCGACGTCGAGCCCTTCGCCTCCGATCCGGTCAACAAGCGCTTCGTCGCGCGCTCGCAGGCGATGTTCAAGCGCACGCCCGACAAGTTCATGGCGGTGGGCGCGGCCGCGCTGCAGTTCTGGGCCATGGCGGCGAACGAACTCAAGACCTTGGAGCGCGAGCCGCTGGCGCGCCGCATCCGCGGCGGCAGCTTCAAGGGCACGGTGTTCGGCGACGTGAGCTTCGCGCCCAACGGGCAGCTGCAGCTGCCCACCCATGCCTTCACGGTCAGCAACGGCGCGATCGTCGTGCAGAAGCCGGCCGGCCGATAG
- a CDS encoding ABC transporter substrate-binding protein, producing MKLIRNLMTAAGLGLALFGLAPAQAQTPPTVKVGTIFPLSGGAGPQGQHVTQAIQAMAAVINESGGVLGRRIEIVSRDDESTPAVGVSRATELVSSGVAVIIEGWNSPVTLAMQPVIARAGVLDITAVSKADPILSGEGNPLAVRLNSSNSQDGAVIANYIAKVVKARRVAFLTENDAYGNGAQESIEGELKKLGYAYEKVAEEKFPFAQADFRVALTNVRAANPDITVAINANEGLGMPAIIRQARQSRLPGALVAAVGTVAPSVIDVAGDAAHGLVSADIYFPAVEPFVSNPANQRFVAKTQELFKYTPDKFMALGATSLQVWAMAANELKTLDREAIARRIRGGSFKGTVMGDLTFEPNGQLLSHHYLFKVDGRKIVVQQ from the coding sequence ATGAAGCTGATTCGCAACCTGATGACGGCGGCGGGCCTGGGCCTCGCGCTGTTCGGCCTCGCGCCGGCCCAGGCGCAGACGCCGCCGACCGTCAAGGTCGGCACCATCTTCCCGCTGTCGGGCGGCGCGGGCCCGCAGGGGCAGCACGTGACGCAGGCGATCCAGGCGATGGCGGCGGTCATCAACGAGAGCGGCGGCGTGCTGGGCCGGCGCATCGAGATCGTCTCGCGCGACGACGAGTCGACGCCGGCCGTGGGCGTCTCGCGCGCCACCGAGCTCGTGAGCTCGGGCGTCGCGGTGATCATCGAGGGCTGGAACAGCCCGGTCACGCTCGCGATGCAGCCGGTGATCGCGCGCGCCGGCGTGCTCGACATCACGGCGGTCTCGAAGGCCGACCCGATCCTCTCGGGCGAAGGCAATCCGTTGGCGGTGCGGCTCAACAGCTCGAACTCGCAGGACGGCGCGGTGATCGCGAACTACATCGCGAAGGTGGTGAAGGCCAGGCGAGTCGCCTTCCTGACCGAGAACGACGCCTACGGCAACGGCGCGCAGGAATCGATCGAGGGCGAACTGAAGAAGCTCGGCTACGCCTACGAGAAGGTGGCGGAAGAGAAATTCCCGTTCGCTCAGGCCGACTTCCGCGTGGCGCTGACCAACGTGCGCGCCGCCAATCCCGACATCACGGTGGCGATCAACGCCAACGAGGGCCTGGGCATGCCCGCGATCATCCGCCAGGCCAGGCAGTCGCGGCTGCCGGGCGCGCTGGTGGCCGCGGTGGGCACGGTCGCGCCCAGCGTGATCGACGTGGCCGGCGATGCCGCGCACGGGCTGGTCAGCGCCGACATCTACTTCCCGGCGGTGGAGCCCTTCGTCTCGAACCCCGCCAACCAGCGCTTCGTGGCGAAGACGCAGGAGCTCTTCAAGTACACGCCCGACAAGTTCATGGCGCTGGGCGCCACCTCGCTGCAGGTGTGGGCGATGGCCGCCAACGAGCTCAAGACGCTGGACCGCGAGGCGATCGCCAGGCGCATCCGCGGCGGCAGCTTCAAGGGCACGGTGATGGGCGACCTGACCTTCGAGCCCAACGGCCAGCTGCTGTCGCACCACTACCTGTTCAAGGTGGACGGCCGCAAGATCGTGGTGCAGCAGTGA
- a CDS encoding ATP-binding cassette domain-containing protein: MNPTNASATATVPPALRVEGLGVRYGALVALDGVGWEVAPGELLGIIGPNGAGKSSCYDAVTAMVRRGGRVSLHGRDVTAVPPYGLAGLGLKRAFQQNAFFDDLSVLGNFVAVLGARAHAGLWSSVLNPVGAARRRGEAEDFAARQLVRFGIPALYHAMSPKEIPYGVQRMLSIALAYGAGASVLLLDEPAAGLGGEDMAALVALLSGLKREGVALVVIEHHMELIMAVADRICVLDLGRQLAYGTPAEIQRDPRVREAYLGKAQ; the protein is encoded by the coding sequence ATGAACCCGACCAACGCCAGCGCCACTGCCACCGTGCCGCCCGCGCTGCGCGTGGAAGGCCTGGGCGTGCGCTACGGCGCGCTGGTCGCGCTCGACGGCGTGGGCTGGGAGGTGGCGCCCGGCGAGCTGCTGGGCATCATCGGCCCGAACGGCGCCGGCAAGAGCTCGTGCTACGACGCCGTGACCGCGATGGTGCGGCGCGGCGGCCGCGTGAGCCTGCACGGGCGCGACGTGACGGCGGTGCCGCCCTACGGCCTCGCGGGCCTGGGCCTGAAGCGCGCGTTCCAGCAGAACGCCTTCTTCGACGACCTCAGCGTGCTCGGCAACTTCGTCGCCGTGCTCGGCGCGCGGGCGCACGCGGGGCTGTGGTCGAGCGTGCTCAACCCGGTCGGCGCCGCGCGCCGGCGTGGCGAGGCCGAGGACTTCGCGGCGCGCCAGCTGGTGCGCTTCGGCATCCCGGCGCTCTATCACGCGATGAGCCCGAAGGAGATTCCCTATGGCGTGCAGCGCATGCTGTCGATCGCGCTGGCCTACGGCGCGGGCGCCAGCGTGCTGCTGCTCGACGAGCCGGCCGCGGGCCTGGGCGGCGAGGACATGGCGGCGCTGGTCGCGCTGCTGTCCGGGCTCAAGCGCGAGGGCGTGGCGCTGGTGGTGATCGAGCACCACATGGAACTGATCATGGCCGTGGCCGACCGCATCTGCGTGCTCGACCTGGGCCGCCAACTCGCCTACGGCACGCCGGCGGAGATCCAGCGGGATCCGCGCGTGCGCGAGGCCTACCTGGGGAAGGCGCAATGA
- a CDS encoding ABC transporter ATP-binding protein: MSRTDQDTVLEVRGLAVSYAGNRAVALDALRVGRGEILGVIGANGAGKSTLVNALAGWSRGDPRVAGEVVLNGERIDAWPTHDRVRAGLLLVPEGRLVFSRMSVEENLSTAFAPLAAPGRKVYTRDEIYGLFPRLHERRGHLGAQLSGGERQMLGIGRALMMGPRLLLLDEPSIGLAPMLVSQVLQTMRTLARSGLSILLVEQNVRAAMEVVDRLVLLERGRVVLEGPAAEFGNDPRIAQAYLGAHAA, from the coding sequence ATGAGCCGCACGGATCAGGACACGGTGCTCGAGGTGCGCGGCCTCGCGGTCTCCTACGCGGGCAACCGCGCGGTGGCGCTCGACGCGCTGCGCGTCGGACGCGGCGAGATCCTCGGCGTGATCGGCGCCAACGGGGCCGGCAAGTCGACGCTGGTGAATGCGCTCGCGGGCTGGTCGCGCGGCGATCCGCGCGTGGCCGGCGAGGTGGTGCTGAACGGCGAGCGCATCGATGCCTGGCCCACGCACGACCGCGTGCGCGCCGGCCTGCTGCTGGTGCCCGAGGGGCGGCTGGTGTTCTCGCGCATGAGCGTGGAGGAGAACCTCTCGACCGCCTTCGCGCCGCTGGCCGCGCCCGGGCGCAAGGTCTACACGCGCGACGAGATCTACGGCCTGTTCCCGCGCCTGCACGAGCGCCGCGGCCACCTGGGCGCGCAGCTCTCGGGCGGCGAGCGCCAGATGCTGGGCATCGGGCGCGCGCTGATGATGGGCCCGCGCCTGCTGCTGCTCGACGAACCCTCGATCGGCCTGGCGCCGATGCTGGTCTCGCAGGTGCTGCAGACCATGCGAACGCTGGCCCGCTCGGGCCTTTCCATCCTGCTGGTCGAACAGAACGTGCGCGCCGCCATGGAGGTGGTCGACCGCCTCGTGCTGCTGGAGCGCGGCCGCGTGGTCCTCGAGGGACCGGCGGCCGAGTTCGGCAACGACCCGCGCATCGCGCAAGCCTACCTCGGAGCCCACGCGGCATGA